CGGGCTGACCTGAGAGAATGATTTGAAGGGACTGCCGTCGGCCATCGTTCAGATTCGACAACAGCCTGAGTTCTTCAAGCATGGCCGAACCCAGATTCTGGGCTTCGTCCACCACCAGCACGACACGCCGACGCTGCTCGTATTCGTGGGCAAGGAAGGCCGTGAACGTCCGGTACAGTTCAACACTGTCCATCCCTTTGCCATTCAAATTGAACGCCATCAAAACCCAGGGCATGAGCGACCCGAGACCAGCATGCGTATTCGACAGCATTCCGACTACGACCTGATGTTGTGATTGATCAAGGATGGCATTGAGCAGTGTGGTCTTGCCTGTACCCGGTTCCCCGGTGATGACGGTAAACACCGCTCGGTTGAGCAGCCCGTACTCCAACAGACTCAGGGCCAACTTGTGCTGTGTCCCGAGATACAGAAATCCCGGATCGGGAACCAGAGAGAAGGGGTTCGTTCGAAGTCCGTAGAACGATTCGTACATACAGAGGCTCTACCTCATCTCTCTTGTTCCACTGCTGTGGCACGTTTCACTTTGGACAAGCTCAGTTGGTCGCGGCCGGCTTTGTTCAGGACGGTTCCCAGAATCGGTGCCCCTCCCTTCAGCACCTGTATCGCTTGCTGGAGGTCGGGTCCCGAAGTTTTGCTGTCTTCCACAACGAGAAGCAACGCGTCCAGTCGTGGACTGAATGCCAGAACATCCGGTCGATCAAGCACGGGAGGGAGATCGAACACCACCACCCGCGATGGGTATCGATGCTTCAGCTCCTTCACAAGTGCGGTCATGCGTGGAGAGGTAAGGACTTCGGCCGACTGTTTCGTCACTCGGCCGCCCTGCAACACAATCAGTCGCCCGAGACCAGGATGGAACAGCACGTCCTCGACTGATCGGCCGTCCAAGAGACACTCCACTAATCCTTCGCCAGGGATCAGGCCGAATTCCTCATGAATGCGGGGAGCACGCAGGTCTGCATCCACCAAGAGAACCGTTTGGGTTGGTTCGCTCGCCAAGGCAATCGCCAAGTTAATCGACGTAAGAGTTTTCCCCTCTCCGTCCCGTGGGCTCGTCACTCCCAGCATGTTCCACCCGTTCTCCTGTAACCGGTGCAGCACTTGGGTTCTGAGGATCTTGTAGGCATCCGCGAATGGCGAATGGTGCCCCGTCAGTATTCGGTGCCGCTGCAGGACATCTTCGTCGATCGCAACTGAACGCGTACGAGAATACATCACTTCGGGGCCAGACGCCGCGGACCGGTCCGACCGAGGAGGCGCGGGTGCAGCATGCTGCTGCTCCTTGAATCGGTCCATCGCACTCTGGAGTTTGTCCATGATCATAAACGGAATCTCTCCTGTTTTATGTCAAGCCCAGTTTTCTCAGGGCGGCATACAAGACCACATCCAATGGGGTTCCCCTCGCCAGCACCGACACGAGCAGTAAGACCACGACGCCGGCACCCGCCAAGGCGAGTCTTCTTCTCTTGCGGAGCAGTCGCTGAAGATCGTCATCCGTCGGCATATAGGGAATCACGGCCAGCGGCGGCAGCCCAGCAAGCCTACCGAGGTGCTCGCCGCCGCGAATCGAGCGGTCGAACTGTTCGCGCGCCGCGCCGCTTCCGATCCCACCAGCGACGGCAAGAATCGCGCCGAGCATCACGATCACCGGGCGATTCGGCCGTTCAGGTTTCTCAGGAAGGTCGGGCGGATCGATGAGCGAGAATCGCTCGCCTTTTCTCTGAACCTCCAGCTCCTTGGAGACCTCGGCCTCAAGCAAGCGAGACGTGATCTCCTGGTGCTTGCGCACTGATTCTTCCCTGTTTCGGCTGAGATTGAGATAGGTGGGCTCGATTTCGACCGTTCGCTCAAGTCGACCGGCATAGTCATCGACTCTGCGCTTGATGCCCTCTCGTGATTTGCGAAGCGCTTGAAGCGAGGCAGTGGTCGATGAGAGTTGCGCGCGGATATTGATATAGGCGGGATTTTCGGGCTTGACGACCGGAGCTTGGATGCCCGCCTGCAAGACGTTATTCAGTTCTTGTTCGAGAGAAGCCACGATCTGGCGCGACCGGATCACATCAGGATGTTCCTCTCCATATCGATCGACGAGGGTCGCCAGACGGGCCTGTTCTGCATTGAGCCGCTTATGCAATTCCTCGGGCGTTGCGTGATGGCCGGTCTCTCGCTCCAGCGCGGCGATCTCCTGCTGCATCTTGATCACGTCCGGATGCTCGGGCGAAAGATAGCCGCTCGCGCTCGCATACTGAGCCCGCAATGCCTTCAACCGTTCGCCCGAATCCAGCAGCCGCTCCCCACTGGCCGAGATGATCGGCGTGTGCGGCTTCAGCGTGGCCAACTCGCCCTCCAGGTAGGACTT
The nucleotide sequence above comes from Nitrospiraceae bacterium. Encoded proteins:
- a CDS encoding CpsD/CapB family tyrosine-protein kinase, with translation MIMDKLQSAMDRFKEQQHAAPAPPRSDRSAASGPEVMYSRTRSVAIDEDVLQRHRILTGHHSPFADAYKILRTQVLHRLQENGWNMLGVTSPRDGEGKTLTSINLAIALASEPTQTVLLVDADLRAPRIHEEFGLIPGEGLVECLLDGRSVEDVLFHPGLGRLIVLQGGRVTKQSAEVLTSPRMTALVKELKHRYPSRVVVFDLPPVLDRPDVLAFSPRLDALLLVVEDSKTSGPDLQQAIQVLKGGAPILGTVLNKAGRDQLSLSKVKRATAVEQER
- a CDS encoding Wzz/FepE/Etk N-terminal domain-containing protein, with the protein product METPQNNLHDYLALLRRRRTLILAVTAVLFMASVTLAFLLPAVYRSTATILIEEQEIPPDLVRSAITSYADQRIETIKQQVMTRSTLWKIVEQYGLYSGMRQSKPTEDVLKRFTDDIRVDVINVKIIDKRTQTPTQATIAFTLSYDGESPEIAQKVANELTSLFLGENLKTRERHAQETTAFLRKESEQLAERIGALELQLAAIKQKADGALPELISLNMTMLNQAERELLDADRDIRALEEKKSYLEGELATLKPHTPIISASGERLLDSGERLKALRAQYASASGYLSPEHPDVIKMQQEIAALERETGHHATPEELHKRLNAEQARLATLVDRYGEEHPDVIRSRQIVASLEQELNNVLQAGIQAPVVKPENPAYINIRAQLSSTTASLQALRKSREGIKRRVDDYAGRLERTVEIEPTYLNLSRNREESVRKHQEITSRLLEAEVSKELEVQRKGERFSLIDPPDLPEKPERPNRPVIVMLGAILAVAGGIGSGAAREQFDRSIRGGEHLGRLAGLPPLAVIPYMPTDDDLQRLLRKRRRLALAGAGVVVLLLVSVLARGTPLDVVLYAALRKLGLT